The Tenacibaculum sp. MAR_2010_89 sequence ATATTAAAGGGTGATTACTTATTTCAGTAGTATACTCATTTACACAAGACTTCCGTGTTTTTTTAGATAAGTAATTGGAGTTTTTTTCAGAATTAGCGTACACCAAGGTAGATGTAACAAAGATAAATAGCACCAGAAGTGCTTTAACTTTTTGTTTCATTTTTAGAATTTTGAAGGGTTAAAATTGTTTGTTTATGTAATATTTTAAAAAATTATATTAGTTTTTTATGCATACTTTTTTAACTTATTACAACATTAAAACAAATACTAGTTTCTCTTTTCACAAACATTATTAGACAAAAAACAAGATATCATCTATAGATAACCGAAAAACAACTAAATAAACCACTTCATTTAAGAACTAATCAAAATAACTTAAATTGATTAGTTAACTTTTTATCAAACCTATTAAAATCTAAAGGAATTAATCCAATACCTTTTAAATATAATTTTCTTGCTAATTTAAATTGTATATTAATTTGCTCTGCTATTTTACCTTCCCCTTTCATTCTACTACTATAATGAGAATCATTTAAAGATCCATTATGACAATCTTTAATTTGATTAATTATTTTACTCCCTCTATCTGGGTAAGCTTTCATTAACCAATTCGTAAATATTTCTCCAACAGCTCCATTTAAACGAACAATTGTATAGCCAACAGACCTAGCACCTAATTCACTTACTTTTTTTACTAATGGTATAATTTCATGGCTATTTATAGCAGGAATAATGGGAGCCATCATTACATTTATTGGAATATTATTATCAGACAATTTTTTAACTGTTGCTAATCTTTTCTTAATGGAAGCTGTTCTTGGCTCTACAACTCTTCTCGTTTCATCAGATAAGGATGTTATTGAAACACTTACATGAACCAAATTCATTACTGCCATTTGTTTTAAAATATCCATATCTCTTAAAATTAATGAGTTTTTAGTAATAATACTAACTGGGTGCTTTAATTTCAGTAATACTTTCAGCATTTCTCTTGTTATCTCTAATTTTCTTTCTATTGGTTGGTAGCAATCTGTATTTCCTGATAACATTATATTTTGAGCTTTCCAATTTTTGCTTCTTAACTTTTTTTCTAATAATTCTGCAGCATTTACTTTATATAAAATTTTCCTTTCAAAATCTAAACCAGCTGAATACCCCCAATATTCATGAGTATTCCTAGCATAACAATAAATACATCCATGCTCACAACCTTGATATGGGTTCATTGAATAAGAAAACCCTGTATCTGGGCTTG is a genomic window containing:
- a CDS encoding PA0069 family radical SAM protein encodes the protein MKYIKGRGAQHNSHNKFSIHEYEVLDDFLNYCEIENEKHETNSTSYLEVHSKTILNKVTSPDTGFSYSMNPYQGCEHGCIYCYARNTHEYWGYSAGLDFERKILYKVNAAELLEKKLRSKNWKAQNIMLSGNTDCYQPIERKLEITREMLKVLLKLKHPVSIITKNSLILRDMDILKQMAVMNLVHVSVSITSLSDETRRVVEPRTASIKKRLATVKKLSDNNIPINVMMAPIIPAINSHEIIPLVKKVSELGARSVGYTIVRLNGAVGEIFTNWLMKAYPDRGSKIINQIKDCHNGSLNDSHYSSRMKGEGKIAEQINIQFKLARKLYLKGIGLIPLDFNRFDKKLTNQFKLF